The Halobacterium sp. CBA1132 genome has a segment encoding these proteins:
- a CDS encoding universal stress protein, whose product MDRAIAVVEASDSAKALVEEAGELAAGVGAELLLTHVTTDAEYAERRESMMSVPSLDVNYTVDDALDGAEKFANDVGRDVLDDVAVDYEPVGRLGEKGDEVLALADERDADHIFLAGRKRSPAGKAIFGDVTQRIILEFDGAVTVVTT is encoded by the coding sequence ATGGACCGAGCAATCGCCGTCGTCGAAGCCTCCGACTCCGCGAAAGCCCTCGTCGAAGAAGCCGGGGAACTCGCCGCGGGCGTCGGCGCGGAACTGCTGTTGACGCACGTGACCACCGACGCCGAGTACGCCGAGCGACGCGAGTCGATGATGAGCGTCCCGAGCCTCGATGTCAACTACACCGTCGACGACGCGCTCGACGGCGCCGAGAAGTTCGCGAACGACGTCGGCCGGGACGTACTCGACGACGTAGCCGTCGACTACGAGCCGGTCGGCCGCCTCGGCGAGAAGGGCGACGAGGTGCTGGCGCTGGCCGACGAGCGAGACGCCGACCACATCTTCCTCGCGGGACGCAAACGCTCCCCCGCGGGGAAAGCCATCTTCGGGGACGTCACCCAGCGTATCATCCTGGAGTTCGACGGCGCGGTCACCGTCGTCACGACGTGA
- a CDS encoding DICT sensory domain-containing protein — MSLREVVATVRGREKTLTVYTEPGTSVVPELREYFASQNVVIEDADAGSDPEHAVLSDDGEFLTAVGIDALRALTDGSPRSVGEDAAYGRLLSHLDRTTFTSYSHRQMLQASREIEDRAWRTGEGRLYAGFQRLSNFAGERSVYERLAGTDLDVHIYGLPDDTTDIPDGVTFHGSAIPDVASLWFVVFDGGDDPRQACALLAEERADDEFYGFWTYDSSLVDDALDALGSARPSP; from the coding sequence ATGAGCCTCCGCGAGGTGGTCGCGACGGTCCGGGGGCGCGAGAAGACGCTCACGGTGTACACCGAACCGGGGACGAGCGTCGTCCCCGAACTCCGTGAGTACTTCGCGTCCCAGAACGTCGTCATCGAGGACGCCGACGCCGGGAGCGACCCCGAACACGCCGTGCTGTCCGACGACGGCGAGTTCCTCACGGCGGTCGGCATCGACGCGCTCCGCGCGCTGACCGACGGGAGCCCGCGGTCAGTCGGCGAGGACGCCGCCTACGGCCGCCTGCTCTCCCACCTCGACCGCACCACGTTCACGTCGTACAGCCACCGGCAGATGCTGCAGGCCTCCCGCGAAATCGAGGACCGCGCGTGGCGGACCGGCGAGGGACGGCTGTACGCGGGCTTCCAGCGGCTGTCGAACTTCGCCGGCGAACGCTCCGTCTACGAACGCCTCGCCGGCACCGACCTCGACGTCCACATCTACGGGCTGCCCGACGACACCACCGACATCCCCGACGGGGTGACCTTCCACGGCAGCGCGATTCCCGACGTCGCGTCGCTGTGGTTCGTCGTCTTCGACGGCGGCGACGACCCGCGGCAGGCGTGCGCGCTCCTCGCGGAGGAGCGCGCGGACGACGAGTTCTACGGCTTCTGGACGTACGACAGCAGCCTCGTCGACGACGCGCTGGACGCGCTCGGGAGCGCCCGCCCGTCTCCCTGA